Sequence from the Panicum virgatum strain AP13 chromosome 5N, P.virgatum_v5, whole genome shotgun sequence genome:
tgacaccattagacttgtcgcaccttaaagtatttttagattttttttggaatttttcatttttttgaatttaaatttaaattttgaatttgtaccagtttggtaccggcccaaaccggaaccggaccggaccgtttgaccggtaaccggttaaATCGGACCAGTTCCCACCAGTCAGGTAAACCCTGGCCACCAGTGGTCGCTTGCACTTTGCATTGCTCGCCTCTGCTCCAGGTCTGAGGCCTCCTCTGGACATCCGTCTCCAGCTCAAATTCAAGTGCACCGTCAGGCGCAAGTCCGATAAAAGTCCTACACACAACGTTGGAATTTACTTCCCCGTCCTTACAAGAACCCAACTGTTCTAAGGAGGAGCGAAGCAGTGCCTTAGGGCAGTCCCAACTCCCAGACTCTATTCATAGAGTCTAAGTCTCAAAGATTCCATCACAAAAAACTATATTTCCCAATGCAAAGTGTGTTATTTTGGTTTATATGGCATACTTATCTTtctcacattcattcttgatttgcATGAAGACTTGGAGTCTAAATAAAACTTGGAGTCTcgatttctctccctctctcttccataAATATACTGCTATATCAGCAAAATACAATAAATAGGAGGCTTAGACTCCATAATAGAGTCTGGGTTGGTACCGCCCTTCCCAACTGGGAACTAAGAAACGATTTCTTGACATTTATTAAGCAGCCACGTCAGATTTTTTTGGTGAGGTGGCTCCCAAGTTAATGAAGAAAGAGAGGAAACGATTTCTACTCTGAGAAACGATGTCGGCTCTCGAACCGAGACACAAAGAAATAGTTTTAGGAATGGGGAGAAACGACTGGTTTCTTCGTCTCATCGTCGCCGCCGACTGGTTTCTGGATGTGAGCTCGTGCTTGGACGACGGTGAGATGCAAAgaagagaaaggaagaagaCGCCAGAGATTGAATAAAATATTCAACACTGTCCCACTTATGAAACTGCTGCGTTGAGTGGTTTAGTTTCCAAAGCTAGTTTCTTGTTGAGGTGGCAGCTAGAGAAACTATCTAGTAGTTTCATgattgggactgcccttagTCAGTACGAACATTCAAAACACCCAAAATGTTTGCTTTGTAGCCCCTTGGCTGTTACTGTAGTAGCGGCATGCCGTAACACACTGATTAGGTGGCATGTACAAGACCTGCACAAAAAAGGCATCCGAGAacattttcttttaaaaaaaagaaatccgaGAACATTTTTGCCAGTGAGTAGTTACCACGGCTGTCGTTTCCTTCTTTGGGTGCGAAGGGATTAGAATTACCAGAGGAGCCCCCACGACCGCAGGGTGTGCAGGTAATTTTCCTCTTGCACCGGTAGTCGGTACTCCACCCAGCTCGAGCTCAGCAGCAGTGGGAGGGCACGCGGGCCGTACCGGGCCACAAGGATTCAAGCGCGCACGCTTTATGAAAAGAAAATCTCACATGCATagtgtactaaataaaatctatttgcaaattttttagGAATGAATGGAAtttttcgagatgaatctaatgatgataattaatcaatgatttgctacagtgatactacagtaattaTTCTCTGATCGCGCGgttaaagacctcattagattattTAGTATCACTAgcgggttctgaagttggttttataaattAGATTTATTTGACAACGTAATTAACAGTCAAAATAACACGGAAAcaaaaaccaaacaagacccTGGACCGCACGTGCCGCCGAGCCCGGCCGCGGGGCAGGGAGGCAGTGGACGGTGCCTTTTTGGGCACAAGTGGGGGGACCCCGACGGCCGCGCAGGCGCTGGGCGCGGGCCCGCTTTACAGCTCGTCTCGTTCCTCGCCGGGGGGACACCCTGTCCACTCACGTGGGACAGCCTCACCCCGGACCCCACCCAGCCAGTGGGGGTGCGGGTGCGCGTCGCGCCAATTATTTCCAGCATTATTGGCCCTGGCCCACCCGCAGACGCTGATGCATGAATTTGGCATTGTTTGGTCATTCTTCCATTCTAGCGTACACGTTTTTCAAAAAGAGAATCTTATATGTATAATatactaaataaaatatattttcaaaaccttttcagagataggtgtaatttttcgcgacgaatctaatgacggtaattaattgatgatttgctacagtgatactacagtaaacaccctctaatcgtgcggtcaaaggcctcaataGATTCTTCAGAATCGCTAGCACGGAATTCCGAAGTTGCTTTTGTAAACTGGTTTtatttgacaccataattaacggtcaaagtaacactactccctccttcctcgatTGTTAGGCGTCACAATGTTTTCTGCTTTTTTTTCAATATAGGGCGCACCCTCTCGGGACTCCTTCGACCTCGGTGGACTCCTTCGACCTCGGTACATGTCGTGAATTAAATCGTGGAAGCCGAGCAGTCCAGCGGACGGGAATAAAGATGGACCGATCTCTCTCTTCTCCGTTCCATCTtgctctttctcttttcttcccaTGGCTagcgctcccgccgccggcaaCGAGATCGTCGTCTCCGACCAAGGCGGCGAGATCGTCCGCTCCGCCGGCAACGAGGTCGTCTGCTCCGCCGGCAACGAGATCGTCCGCTCTGCCAGCAACGAGGTTGTCCACTCCGACGATGGCGGTCTGCTCCGCCGGCAACGAGGTCATCCGCTCCGCCGGCAACGAGGTCGTCCGCTTTCAGGATAATGGGGCCGCTCTTGATCCCTTCCTACTTCGGTGCCCACACAAGCGACGTACGTGAAGCTGCATTTGCACATGCAATCCGCCGAGGTGCAACCATGAAAGATGATTTAGACATATTGGCAAATGACAATGTAGAAGATGCTACCCGTGTGTTAAGAATCTTAGGATTTCATGTTTAGGTTGATGAAACAATCTTAGCATCCATGTTTACAATATGCATGGAACTGTACCCCGTCCGGAAATATGCATGGTACTGTTATGTCAAGGATGTGTGTGACTAATGTAAGCTTTCCTGCGAGTAAGTCATAGTGGGATGCAAATGATAATTTCATTAAAATTTAGGGATTACAAAATTCACAGCTTACATAATCGATTAAGATTCAGAGATTTCAAAGTTGACTAAACAAGATCAGACAGAGGCTAGAAAATCTATTGCTTCTTGAACAATCGTTGGATCACATGACAAAGTCTTCGGCAGCGTTCCTAATCTCTCCAACATTGCCTTCTTCATGTGAGGCACAGGATAATGTTgccctcctttttctttaagTATCTCCCGTAAGCAACCTTGAAGAGTGAGGAATACTCTATTTGACCTGCCAACTGGAAAATTCCAATAAGCTGCTTGAACCTTATTCACAATTTCATCAATAGTTTTTGGCATGCCACTCCTATGGAACAATGCCTGTGAGGCTGCAACAATCCAAGGTCAAGCACGTTTGTGTCTGGGGAAATTTGATCTGTTATAGTGCGAACTGTTGGGAAAGATTTTGGCAAGAGAAAAATAGCACAGTTGTTGTCGAGAATCGAAGCGACGAGGCTGCCGGGCGTACGTGGGGAACCAGCGACGAGGCTGCGACGTGGCTGGTTCGACGTATCTGCCTTGGTCTCTGGGCTCCCCCTCCGTGCGCCTAACAAAcaaggaaggagggagtattccCTAGCGTGCTAGAAATTTAGCACGTTCCAAACAAGAGCACTACGCGAGCTGAGCGTAGAAAACCGGATGTGGATGcttcttccaaaaaaaaaacccacatAGATGTGCCCTAGAATACTGAGGAATTTTTGTTCCGTGTGACGTGTCTGGGCTTATTCCATTGTTCATCCGACTCCAGCAGCTACCGGAACTGCTCGTAAACTATGGGCAACGCGCCAGGACAGCACACGTTCGAGGATCGCGTGGACCAGACGTTGATGGGTTCTAGGGCCGGCGCGGCCGTCTGTCTAATCCACTACGGCATCGGCATCTTGCAGTGGTAGGGGTTTGGATAATTGGAAAAAAAGGGGCGCAGAAAGTTTAGCCGCCAATGATACACAAATACTCCGAGCATTCAGACTGTCAGAGGATATGCACAAGTTTAGCAGAATTCAGTTTTTTCAAAAAGTTTAGCAGAATTCAACGCTTGCCGATAGAAAAATGCGATGAAGGGAGCATTATATTCTAGCTCTTCCAAGGGAAAGAACAACCACCCAGCGTTTGTTTCCAACATCACTGCCACCGCCCAGTATCGCCCTACCAGAAAAGGTTGAAACACGGAGAGTGGGATCCGAAATGCTGCGCAATATGGCAAGAGCTGCTCCTTCAAAGAAAAAATGGCACGAGCTGACAACCTATTCGGCTAGCTATTCCACGCCAGTCGGCCGGCCAGGCTTCACTGCCGCCGTTCTTTTCCCTATTCACCGGGTGAAAGGTGAAATGACACGGGACAGTTGGAAATCGTTTCGTTCAAACAAAAATAGCCAAGGCTAACCGCGTTCGTAAGTAGGAAGATGGTGCGAAAAAAGTTGAATCACGCAAAATATTGAGCAAGGAACGCAAAACAAAGGTAGACAAGAATAGATTAAACCAAACCAGGATTTCATTTCGTACTTGGGTGCCAAGAAACAAGATATTAGTAACTATCATGATTTCAGATTTCTGCTCGTCAGAAAAAAATGGTTCAGAATCAGATAGTCAGATTTTCTAAGGGTTCAAATGAAGGTCCAAACTGAAGAGGCAAGGGGAACAAGCGTGCCGCGTGCTTTGCCCTACAGGGCTACTTTCAGCACATTGATTTGGGTATAATTAGGGAGTAAGAGTCTGTCCCCCTAACGTGCAAAATTACTTTGGCACCCTTCTTCCAGGTCAGTCAAGCAGTCAACAGACACAGCCAGACTGACCGGGGAAGTAAATCTAGGGTCACAGATACGCCAGGCCAGACGGATTCCTACTTTGTTCAAGGAcatacccagtgccgtaggctcccTCGTTCAGAGAGGAAATAAAATACGCCAACAGATGGTAAGAAAAGATTCCACTTGCGATGAAGTAGGTAGCCAAATGATTAGAGCAACAGCCAAACAGGGGAAGAGCGAGGAACATCGGACGTAAGAAAACagtgctcaagaaatactataCTTCCACGTTTACACCAATTGCTACAGTTCATGCCTCTAAAAGAGGGTATAGTAAGAATCACTGCCTGCATGAAAAGGATATATCCGGACCACATTTCTGGAGAAAAATCATAAGACTGCAAATGCGTGCTAGGTGACATAAAGATGTCACTGAATTTATGGATGAACCAAGGCCGCACATAGCAATGTTGTGTACTTCGTCCAATCCAATATTGAAGCACCTCTCCCGCCTGCTAAAAGCCAAACCATAGCCCCCACATTGATACTATAATCTGGGAACTCTGCAGATTAGACAATGACATTCCACCCTTCTTGATTCAGGATTTTCTCTAATCAATCCAACAAAACTAAAATTCTTGTGAATTTAACTTCTTTGCTCCCAATTAAGACGAGAATCCACTGGAGTACTACACTCACCATTTCGTACTGGACATATGCAATTATAACAATGTGGGAAATAGCAATTTTGTGGATAATTACCCATAGCTATATATTTCCTGTGTTAGTAAGTCAATTAATATTCTTGCGTCATATACCTGACCATACATTCTTTTGGTTCATTCCCCTATAATCATCGCGAAAAGAAAGGGACAACTATTAGTCGGCAGCAAGGCAATGCATGGATATGTACATACACACAGGCGTCAACGGCTTTCTAGGAGATGACCGAGCTAGTGATGGACGAGGCTGTTGTTATCAGAGATGGCTTAAAAACCACGAGAGATCTAGAGTTAGGAGCTAGAAAGACGCAAAAGCTTTGGCGTTGCGTCCCTATCGAGCCACAGAACGGAACGgaacaaatatgatttcctcCCGACCACCCCAACTGAGTAGGCATCTCCAACCGTCCATCTCCATATCAGACCTGATGGCACATCATGCAATCTCTTCAGTTTGCCGGGCAATGCACATCATCAAATATCTTCACTCGTGGAGAATGCTTTTATGCGTGCTTGATGTACTATGCAAAAGTCTCCGGCCACCACCACAGTATGTTGTTCTAGCTCCAAGTGGCTAGGATCACCAGTGCTCACAATAATATCAGGCCTCTACGGCTCTACTGTTTTTCATGCAGTTTCACAATTGATGGGCCATGGTATTTTCTAGGTTAAGCAGCTGGTAGAAAACAAGGGAATATGGGTGGAatttaatcaactaaaagtaAAACAGCAGTTTTACTAGTCTCTTAACCACCTACAGTTACTGACAGTGTATATATATTTCCACAACCCAAGCTTGTTAACAACCTTCcgggaaattgaaaaaaaaaatgcatgtaGTTAATAACTTTTGGTTAGTATCAAAGGACGACCCCCCCATGTCTTCCAATAGCCAACTTCACAAACCTCCAATTGACAAAGAACTTAGACACAGGATCACCTACTGCGTTCGGCTAGAACACCAATAAAAATAAGAACCATGGTAATGGCTCATTAATTGTTTTCCACATGATATAAAGATCCCAGGAAAATCAATGAGCAAAGATCAAATGATCAACCAAATCCAACTATCAAATGAATAACTCATGTTCACATTCAGATAAGTTCGGAAAGACATCCTCCTAAGCTCCCTAACCCCGTTGGAATAATCCCCACACATCCTCCTTTCCGTTCCTGCCACTCTCCAGACAGACAGCCCAACACCACCCTGTAACCACTGTTCACTGTGATAGGGGTAGTAGGGTCATTTTTAGCTACTATTGGCGGGGTGGGTGTGTCTCCCGGTGCGAGGTATTTAAAATTTATTATACGAGCGTGGCTTGGACCAAAAGGGCATGGCTGGTGCATTATAGCAGACCGCTAGTATAAATTGCTGTTTCTGTACcgccttccctctctctctctcctctaccCCCTTTTCCTCTAACCTTTAgctttcctccctccctccctccggtccttccctctcctctcctcttccaTTCCTCTAACTAGTCCTAGCCATTCAGATCCTAAGTTGCTGGCCTTGCTGCTTCTTGTTGGAGAAAGATTTGTTGGTTCCAAGTTGGAAGTATCATGAGTCCACCGAGTGTGATGGGGCAATTTGGAGACACAACCTATACCAAGGTTTTCGTTGGGGGACTCGCATGGGAAACCCAGAAGGAGACCATGAGGAAGTACTTCGAGCAGTTTGGGGAGATCCTGGAGGCCGTTGTCATCACAGACAAGAATACCGGCAGATCCAAGGGCTACGGATTTGTATGATCCTACACAGCTCACCACTTCTATACGCATTTAGTTTCAGTAGACTTTGTAAACATTTTGGTCCCCCTGTCCATTTGTCCCTTCTTTTTTGTGATGCAATATGGTATTTGCTTAATTTCAGTTAATCATGCACCAGAAATTCACATTGTAGGTTACCTTCCGGGACCCGGATGCGGCGATGAGAGCTTGTGTTGATCCTGCGCCGGTGATAGACGGGAGGAGGGCTAACTGTAATCTGGCTTCACTTGGGGTTCAAAGATCTAGGCCTCCAACACCCCAGCATGGTTAGATATTTACCATTATTTCACCGGCTGTACAAAGTAACGACAGAGAAGGAATAGTTAGCTAGCTTGCTTAATTGAAAGCCTTTTATGACAAATTCTTGAGTTGAGTAGAGCACAGCACctaaaagtttttgaaaaagaaaattcATAATCATTACAAATGCAATACCTTCTATATGTTACTAGAAATTTTATATGTACTTCCATGCATGATCACAAACTAGCTACCATGATTTTATGCGCTAAAGGTTACTTCATGCcattagaaaaagaaaagggcttAAAAAGCAAGACAACAAGATTGCCTAACTTTGATAACTGGCCACCCTCAAGTATTAAATCAGGGTATTGAACTGGCATCCAGTAGAGGATACAATGCTTAAATGTCCAACTTTAACTTAGTGCTACTTTATTATCCTAAAAACAGCGAGTTTAACTTAAAACAGTTCAAGTTCAATGTAATTGCTTTCAGttagaaaaattatataaatagaCTTAAAAGGATATGCTGTTTTGGCATTACTTGTTGGAAAAGTAGGGCCGAAGGAACATCAATAGTACAAATATGTTAGTTATCCTTGAGCTAAGTGCCTTGTTTCAGATAATGTAGTATACTATTCCTAGCTAGGTGTGGATTGTAAATCTTGCTGATGAAAACATAATCATATATAGTAAGGGACAGAAACACGAATCTTTTACTTCTATTATATATGTCGTCTTGCTTAACTGATAGACTGAAGAATGGTATCAATGTCAGAATAAATTCACCAGTGGTGCACCACAAGATGTGAATTCATGCCtgttttttaattagtatctTTTCCGGATAATATTAGCAAGCTGTTGATAAATTTGCTTCGTATCTGCTGATGATGTTGCTACAGGAGGAGCTAGGAGCTTCAGGGTGATGAAATCCTTCAGCCAGCAGGCAGGGATCCAAGGTGGACTGGGCGCAGCTTTTCCTTCCCATGCCACCTTCCCTCATTATACCATCCCACAAGGCCTCCCCTACCATGTCTATgggtactctctctctctctctctctctctttctctctctctctctacacatACAGACTAGACCTGGGCaaacgtcgggtcgggtcgggttcgggtcgggtcaaggtcgggtcacgggtcgcataggacggcccgcgcccgacccgtacctatcaccgggtcgggtcgggttggcccgtgcaccctgcgcgggcgtgtcgggtcgggtttttttcgggttgggtcgggttttttggcctttgggtcgggtttttcgggttgggtcgggttttgggtaaaaaatcacggcccgtgcccggcccgttgattgttgcgggtcaaaaaatacggcccgcgcccacccgccacgtagctcgggtcgggtcgggtcgggtttttttcgggcgggttgggtcgggttgttcgggtcgggtgacCTATGCCCAGGTCTAATACAGACACATGTTGTCAGGAGTCGGGACCCTATGAAACTTGAAAGTAGCGAGAGAGGGCGTATTCAGTGtatcacatgcatgcatgacgtGCATTGTAACATGCCACCTTGGTCAATGGTGAATGGGCATGTAAGCAATTTATTTTGCGTGCCTATACTCTCTATCTCACACTGTCACACACGAGCATAAAGTGGCCACGCGTGCTCTGTGACACATGATAATTAGCAGACCACTCTCCCTCtctccgagagagagagagagagagagagagagagagagagagagagagatcaacTAGCAGCCTCTTAACAAATTAGAATTGGACAAAATTGCATAATTAATTTGTACGAACAAAACTAATACCCCCTGCTATCTTTCACTCTGCAGGTACTCTCCCTATACTCCAGACTATGGCTATCCAACAGTAAGTGCCTAATTACATTGCTAATAAGCTCCATTTAATTCACCAGCAGTACATAAAATTGTTTTTTATCTATTTCTCTTTCATTAATTTTGTGGATTTGCCCACCAACCACCAACAGTGCATCAGAAATATTTCGTATCATGCATTTTTCATCAAAACTATGATAGGACAAACCATGCATGGAAAATTGCAGTGTATAAATTTTCTGGATATAACAATTATATAACACAAAATACCCCGCCAGGAAATTAAATGCATATAGCATGCAAATTACCAGTCCTTTTTTTCAGACAGATTTACCAAACATTTTGTCTTCTGCAACCTTTCAAACTGAAACTTGAGATTGGCATTCAGGTTCTGTCCTTAATGTATGATTGCTTCATTATGCTGGAAACAAGTCCTGCAGGTCTAAGAAAATGACAGTTAGCATGCATCTTTTCTTAAAACATAACTGCATCAGATGATATGGCTATATTCTTCGCATCTTCATGTTATATTTGTTGATCATAGAAAGTTACTGAAACTTTTTTTACCATGTTCAAGCAAAAAAGGGCACATTGGCTATTAATTCTGTGCTTTCCAACATAGACTGAAAATATAATGGCATTTGAGTGAATATTTCGCCTCTTTGAGGGCTGTAACATTGGTACTGGGAAATCTAAAGCACAGCCATTTTTTATTTTACCGCCGCCAAAGGTTCTATTTATCCTTTTCTTCTAGGGATG
This genomic interval carries:
- the LOC120672084 gene encoding RNA-binding protein 24-B-like isoform X1; this translates as MSPPSVMGQFGDTTYTKVFVGGLAWETQKETMRKYFEQFGEILEAVVITDKNTGRSKGYGFVTFRDPDAAMRACVDPAPVIDGRRANCNLASLGVQRSRPPTPQHGARSFRVMKSFSQQAGIQGGLGAAFPSHATFPHYTIPQGLPYHVYGYSPYTPDYGYPTNFYNIYGGAQYPFYGGAAAGMVTGTSPFYPYFQFGQSGNTTTNYTSGQGYNLQYPQMFHFSTVSSTAAAVTGFAPQFGGPLSLAVSPQAQAGMTMALTAPTLPTPTQAAHPYRLIPSHFAVSAAPEQPLA
- the LOC120672084 gene encoding RNA-binding protein 24-B-like isoform X3; its protein translation is MSPPSVMGQFGDTTYTKVFVGGLAWETQKETMRKYFEQFGEILEAVVITDKNTGRSKGYGFVTFRDPDAAMRACVDPAPVIDGRRANCNLASLGVQRSRPPTPQHGGARSFRVMKSFSQQAGIQGGLGAAFPSHATFPHYTIPQGLPYHVYGYSPYTPDYGYPTNFYNIYGGAQYPFYGGAAAGMVTGTSPFYPYFQFGQSGNTTTNYTSGQGYNLQYPQMFHFSTVSSTAAAVTGFAPQFGGPLSLAVSPQAQAVCVPIKQA
- the LOC120672084 gene encoding RNA-binding protein 24-B-like isoform X2, whose protein sequence is MSPPSVMGQFGDTTYTKVFVGGLAWETQKETMRKYFEQFGEILEAVVITDKNTGRSKGYGFVTFRDPDAAMRACVDPAPVIDGRRANCNLASLGVQRSRPPTPQHGGARSFRVMKSFSQQAGIQGGLGAAFPSHATFPHYTIPQGLPYHVYGYSPYTPDYGYPTNFYNIYGGAQYPFYGGAAAGMVTGTSPFYPYFQFGQSGNTTTNYTSGQGYNLQYPQMFHFSTVSSTAAAVTGFAPQFGGPLSLAVSPQAQAGMTMALTAPTLPTPTQAAHPYRLIPSHFAVSAAPEQPLA